The sequence ATCCGAGAGCCGCAGCGCGGGCACGCCATAGGCCCCGGCCATGCCGAGGAAATCCGGCGGGGAGGGCTTCACGCCCTCCGGGGTGATGCCGTTCGAGACCATGTAGGTCTCGATCTCCTGATAGCCGTCATTGTTCCACACGAGGAAGATCACCCGCGTTCCGGCATCGACCGCCGAGCCGATCTCGGCGAGGGAGAACTGGAACCCGCCATCGCCGGTGAGGCAGACCACCGGGCGCTCCGGCGCACCGAGCGCCGCGCCGATGGCGGCCGGCGGGCCGTAGCCCAGCGCGCCGAAGCCGGTGGCGGCATTGAACCAGGCGCGCGGGCGGGCGAGATCGAGATAGAGATTGCCGGCATAGACGGCCTGGGTGGAATCGCCCACCACCAGCGCGTCCGGCAGTGCGGCGTAGATCGCCTCGATCACGCCGATCTCGGTGCGGATTTTCGGCGTCAGTTCCTGCCACGCCGCCTCGCGCGTCGCTGCCGCCCGCGCCGCACCGTCGCCGCTGCGGGCGGCAACGAGCGGCAGGAGGCCCTCGACCGCCGCTTCCACCGTCGACAGCACGGGAAGGTCCGCGCGCGGCGCGCGGGCGAGCTGGAGCGGGTCGATGTCGACGCGCACGAATGTGGCCAGCGAGGGGAAGTGGCCGTCATCATACATGTCGTAATCGGTCTGGCCCATTTCGGTGCCGAGCCCGATGACGAGATCCGCCTCGGCGATGAGCCGGCGGGTGGCGGCAAGGCTCGGGCTCGCCGGCACGCGCAGGGGATGGCCGGCTAGAAGGCCGCGCGCGTTCACGGTCATGACCACGGGCGCGTCGAGCTTTTCCGCCAGCGCTTCGATCGCGTCCGCCGCCGCGACGGCGCCGCCGCCGCACATCAGCACGATGCGCCGGGCGTCATCGCACAGGGCGGCGAGCTGATGCAGCGTCGCCGCCGCCGCACCGGGACGGGCCGGTACGGTGGCCCTGGCGACGATCGCGCCGGCCGGCAGCGGCATCACATCGGTGGGAATTTCGATATGCACCGGCCCCGGCCGCGCCGAGCCCATGACCGCGAAGGCCTGCGCCACCACCGAGGCGAGGTCCGCCGGATCGTTCAGCGTCCAGGAGGCGGCGGCGAAGCTTTTCATCAGTGCCGCCTGATCCGGCAATTCGTGGAGATAGCCGAGCCCCTGGCCGAGCGAGGCGCGCCGGTTGACTCCCGAAATCACCAGCATCGGCACCGAATCCTGCCGCGCCTGTGCCATGGCGGTGATGGTGTTGGTGAGCCCGGGCCCGGTGATAACAAGCGCCACGCCCGGCTTGCCGGTGACGCGGGCATAGCCATCGGCCATGAAGCCGGCGCCCTGCTCATGGCGCGGGGTGATGTGGCGGATTTTCGCGTCGGCGAGGCCGCGATAGAGCTCGACCGTGTGGACGCCGGGAATGCCGAACACCACCTCGACGCCATTGGCTTCCAGGAGGTCGATCAGCGCCTCCCCAACCGTTTTCGTACCCATGACCGTTCCTCCCACCCCGCCTTGCCCGGCCGCGACCGGGATGTCGCGTTATGCCCGCCGTGCCGTTCTCAATCCCGAGCGCGCGGCCAGCGCCGCCATGCGCCGGCACGCCTCTTCGATCCTGTCATCCGGCACCGTGAGGCTGATGCGGATGAAGTCGCGCGCCTCGGCACCGAAGGCGGAGCCCGGCATGACAGCGACCTCCTCCTCGTCCAGCAGCGCCCAGGCGAAGGCTTCGCCGTCCATGCCGGTGCCGCTGACATCGACGACGATGAACATGCCGGCCTCGGGCGGGAACGGCACCAGCCCCGGCGCCTCCGCCAGCATGGTGCCGATGAGGGCGGCGCGCCGGCGATAGGCGGTGCGCATGAGCGCCGAAGTGCCGATGGGGTTGTCGAGCGCGTGCGCGGTCATGTCGGCGATGAAGGGCTGCTGGCCGAATAGCATGGTTTCCGACACCGCCAGAAGGCGGGCGCAGAACTCGGCCGGCCCGATGGCCCAGCCGCTGCGGAAGCCCGGCGCGGCGTGCGACTTCGAGATGGAGGAACAGACAATGGTGCACTCGGCCAGGGCGGGATCGTCGAAGGGCGAGGCGAAGCGGCCTTCGAGGATCAGCTCCTCATAGACCTCGTCGGAGACGATCCACAGATCGTGGCGGCGGCAGACCTCGCCGATGGCGGCGATCTCCTCGGCCGTGAGCACGGCGCCGGTGGGGTTGTGCGGCGTGTTGAGCAGCAGCACGCGGGAATGAGGGGTGATCGCCCGCTCAAGATCCGCCGCCTGCATGTGGAAGCCTTTTTCCGGGCGCAGCGGCACGGGGATCATCTCGGCGCCGGTGGCGCGGACGACGCCCTCATAGGTGGCGTAGAGCGGATCGCCCACCAGCACCGCGTCGCCGGTCTCGACCAGGCCGAGCATGACGGCGAAAAGCGCGGTCTGGGTGCCGGGAAAGCACAGCACATTGTCGCTGGTCACGTCCGGCCGGCGCCTCGCGTATTTGCGCACCAGCGCGTCGACCACCACTTGCTCGCCGCGCCCGTTGGAATAGCGGTGCCGGCCGGCCGCCATGGCGCGCGTCGCTTCCGCGATCAGCCGCTCATGCGGCGGCAGGTCGGGCTCGCCGATGGTCAGCTCGATGATGGGCCGACCGGCGGCCTTGCGGCGCCGGCCCTCGACATGGACGGCCCATTTCTCGGAGCCGAGGCGGGCGAGCCTGTCGGTGATGGATGCGTAGCGCATTGGGCTACTCCCGGTCGCGAGCGGTGGGGGTTGGCGCGGCGATCGGCTGGCCGATCAGCGCCTCGACGGAGGAAAAGGCGATCGAGACCAGTTCGCTTTCCCCGAAAAGTTCGCCGGCGAGGCAGCCTTCCAGCCACAGGCCGTCGAGGATGCCGTTAATGGCGATGGCCAGCGCGCGGATGCGTTCCCGCGTGACGGGCGCGCCCCGGCCGGCGAAAAAGTCCGCCAGCAGTTCTTCCAGCTCGGCGCGGAAGCTCAGATAGCCTTCGCGGTGGATCGCCGCGAGGGCGGGGTCGACGCTGACCCGGCTGATGAACGCCGCCCAGAGCGAGAGGCTGCGGCTGTTGGCGACGGGCTCGGTCAGGTTGACGAAGATGAAGTCCGACAGCCGCTGCTCCGGCGTGCCCTCAAGGTTCTTCGCCTTCTCGGTCAGCCGGGCGATGAGGACCTTGTAGGCTTCCTGGAGGATGATGTCCTTGGAGGCGAAATAGTGCCGGATCAGCCCCGCCGTCACCCCGGCCCGTGTCGCGATCTGGCGCACGGTGGCGCCCTGTAGCCCGGCTTCTGAAATGCAGTCCAGCGTCGCCTCGATGAGGTCGTGCCGACGCTCGGCCTCGGTGCCCCTATGGAAATCGCGGCGGGTCATGCCGCGCGACGCAGCACGGGCCGCGTCAGGCAGGTGGGGCCGCCCTCGCAGGCGATGCACAGCGCGTCCGCCGCGAAGGTCGACACCGTGCAGCCGGCGGCCTCCATCGCCGCTTTGGTGGCGGGGAAGCCCTCGACCATGATCACCTCGTTCGGGCGTGTCGGCAGCACGTTGAGCGAGAGGCCGTTGCTGGCGTGGAACTCGTCCGCGGGGGCTTCGATTAGGCGGATGCCGCGCGCCTTCAGCAGCTGGTAGAACGCCGCCGGCAGCAGGGGCGCGAAGACGAGGGCGAGATCGTCGGCCAAGGGGCTGATGACGCTCATGAGGTGCAGGCAGGCTTCTTCCCCGTGCCAGAGCGGCAGGTCGAAGCCCAGCACCGTGATGCCATAGGGGGCGAGCAGGGCGCCGAGCTGGTCGATGCCCGCCTGATTGGTGCGCACGCCGCGCCCGACAATGAGGGTGCGCGCATCCAGCCACACGCAGTCGCCGCCTTCCACCGTGCCGGGAGCCTCGATGCGCCCGAGGATCGGAATCTGGCGTTCCGCATAGGCCCGCTCATGCAGCGCCGGCTCGCTGGCGCGCAGCGGCTTGCCCATGCGCAGGATCACCGCGCCATGGTCCGTCATCAGCGAGGGGTCATGGGTGAACATGGCGTCGGCGAGCCCGTCGCCGGGATCGTCCAGCCAGAGGACCTCGGCGCCGGACTGTTCGACCAGGCGGGCGAAGGCGCCATATTGCTCGACGGCTTTCGCGCCATCGAAGGTCGGGCCGTAGTGCCACTGCGCCGGGTCCGCCGCGCGCAGGCTCGGGCCCGGGCGGCGCATGAGCACGCGCTGCAGCGGCGCCGACATTTCCTGCGACCCGAAAGGCGACATATGATACCTCTTGGCGATCAACTGCCAAATTTTTGGCACTGCACAAAAACGTTGCGGTGCGATTAGTTATACGCTTGAATAACTGCGAAGGAAAGTGCATCGTTACCCCGTGAAATGACACGAGGCGCTCACGCCTTGCCCGTTGCCGGTCTCCGGCGGGGCGCGCGGTGGCGTCAGGAAAGAGGGACGGCATGAGCGATATGCCTTGGTCTCGGCCTGCGGAGGCGCCCATCCGATGACGGAGCGCGCCGAGGCCATCGCCATTCGCGACCTGCACAAGCATTTCGGTGCGCTGGAGGTCCTCAAGGGCATCTCGCTCACGGCGCATGAAGGCGATGTCATCGCCATCATCGGCGGTTCCGGCTCCGGCAAATCGACGCTGCTGCGCTGCATCAACATGCTGGAGGTTCCCAGCCGTGGTTCGGTCGCCATTCGCGGCGAGGAGATCGCGCTGAAGCCGAACGGGCTCGGCGGGCTGGCGACCGCGGACCGGCGGCAGGTGCAGCGCCTGCGCTCCCGCCTCGGCATGGTGTTCCAGAGCTTCAACCTCTGGCAGCACATGACCATTCTGCAAAATGTCATCGAGGCGCCGGTGCATGTGCTCGGCGTGCCGAAAGCCGAGGCGGTGGCGCGCGGCGAGGCGCTGCTGCGGCGTGTCGGCCTGTTCGACAAGCGCGACGCCTATCCCGCCTTTCTCTCCGGCGGCCAGCAGCAGCGGGCCGCGATCGCCCGCGCCCTCGCCATCCAGCCGCATGTGATGCTGTTCGACGAGCCGACCTCCGCGCTCGACCCCGAACTGGTCGGTGAGGTGCTGACCGTCATCGGCGATCTCGCCCGCGAGCAGCGCACCATGATCCTGGTGACGCATGAGATGAAATTCGCCCGCAATGTCGCCAGCCACATCGTGTTCCTGGCCCATGGCGTGATCGAGGAACAGGGCCCGCCGGAACAGATCTTCGGCGATCCAAAATCGGAGCGGCTGAAGAAGTTCATCAGCTCAAGCCACTGAAAAAGCCCGAAAACCAGAGGGGACCAGCATGAAACACGCTTTCAGGACGATGATCGCCGCCGCCGTCATCGGCATGGCCGGCATTTGCGGCGCGGCCGCCGAACCGCTCAAGGTCGGCTTCGCCGCCGAGCCCTATCCGCCCTTCGCCTCGCCGGACGCCAGCGGCAAGTGGGAAGGCTGGGAAGTCGAGTTCATGGAGGCCATCTGCAAGCAGGCCAAGCTCGAATGCGTGATCACGCCCGTGGCCTGGGACGGCATCATTCCGGCGCTGACCTCGAAGAAGATCGACATGATCGTCGGTTCGATGTCGATCACGCCCGAGCGGCTGAAGACCATCGACTTCTCCGACAAGTACTACAACACGCCGACCGGCGTGATCGGCCCCAAGAGCGAGAAGTTCACCGCGACGCCGGAGGGGCTGAAGGGCAAGACCATCGGCGTGCAGGTCGCCACCATTCACCAGGACTATGCCAACAAGTATTTCGGCAAGGCCGGCGCGACCGTGAAGGAATACCAGACGCAGGATGAGGCCAATGCCGACCTCGCGGCCGGGCGTCTCGACGCGGTGCAGGCCGACGCCATCGCGCTCGCCGC comes from Ancylobacter polymorphus and encodes:
- a CDS encoding 5-guanidino-2-oxopentanoate decarboxylase, giving the protein MGTKTVGEALIDLLEANGVEVVFGIPGVHTVELYRGLADAKIRHITPRHEQGAGFMADGYARVTGKPGVALVITGPGLTNTITAMAQARQDSVPMLVISGVNRRASLGQGLGYLHELPDQAALMKSFAAASWTLNDPADLASVVAQAFAVMGSARPGPVHIEIPTDVMPLPAGAIVARATVPARPGAAAATLHQLAALCDDARRIVLMCGGGAVAAADAIEALAEKLDAPVVMTVNARGLLAGHPLRVPASPSLAATRRLIAEADLVIGLGTEMGQTDYDMYDDGHFPSLATFVRVDIDPLQLARAPRADLPVLSTVEAAVEGLLPLVAARSGDGAARAAATREAAWQELTPKIRTEIGVIEAIYAALPDALVVGDSTQAVYAGNLYLDLARPRAWFNAATGFGALGYGPPAAIGAALGAPERPVVCLTGDGGFQFSLAEIGSAVDAGTRVIFLVWNNDGYQEIETYMVSNGITPEGVKPSPPDFLGMAGAYGVPALRLSDVSELGAALTAAKERNGPSLIEIHQTRTHGATA
- a CDS encoding pyridoxal phosphate-dependent aminotransferase, with product MRYASITDRLARLGSEKWAVHVEGRRRKAAGRPIIELTIGEPDLPPHERLIAEATRAMAAGRHRYSNGRGEQVVVDALVRKYARRRPDVTSDNVLCFPGTQTALFAVMLGLVETGDAVLVGDPLYATYEGVVRATGAEMIPVPLRPEKGFHMQAADLERAITPHSRVLLLNTPHNPTGAVLTAEEIAAIGEVCRRHDLWIVSDEVYEELILEGRFASPFDDPALAECTIVCSSISKSHAAPGFRSGWAIGPAEFCARLLAVSETMLFGQQPFIADMTAHALDNPIGTSALMRTAYRRRAALIGTMLAEAPGLVPFPPEAGMFIVVDVSGTGMDGEAFAWALLDEEEVAVMPGSAFGAEARDFIRISLTVPDDRIEEACRRMAALAARSGLRTARRA
- a CDS encoding TetR family transcriptional regulator C-terminal domain-containing protein, producing MTRRDFHRGTEAERRHDLIEATLDCISEAGLQGATVRQIATRAGVTAGLIRHYFASKDIILQEAYKVLIARLTEKAKNLEGTPEQRLSDFIFVNLTEPVANSRSLSLWAAFISRVSVDPALAAIHREGYLSFRAELEELLADFFAGRGAPVTRERIRALAIAINGILDGLWLEGCLAGELFGESELVSIAFSSVEALIGQPIAAPTPTARDRE
- a CDS encoding dimethylarginine dimethylaminohydrolase family protein, which encodes MSPFGSQEMSAPLQRVLMRRPGPSLRAADPAQWHYGPTFDGAKAVEQYGAFARLVEQSGAEVLWLDDPGDGLADAMFTHDPSLMTDHGAVILRMGKPLRASEPALHERAYAERQIPILGRIEAPGTVEGGDCVWLDARTLIVGRGVRTNQAGIDQLGALLAPYGITVLGFDLPLWHGEEACLHLMSVISPLADDLALVFAPLLPAAFYQLLKARGIRLIEAPADEFHASNGLSLNVLPTRPNEVIMVEGFPATKAAMEAAGCTVSTFAADALCIACEGGPTCLTRPVLRRAA
- a CDS encoding ABC transporter ATP-binding protein, with the protein product MTERAEAIAIRDLHKHFGALEVLKGISLTAHEGDVIAIIGGSGSGKSTLLRCINMLEVPSRGSVAIRGEEIALKPNGLGGLATADRRQVQRLRSRLGMVFQSFNLWQHMTILQNVIEAPVHVLGVPKAEAVARGEALLRRVGLFDKRDAYPAFLSGGQQQRAAIARALAIQPHVMLFDEPTSALDPELVGEVLTVIGDLAREQRTMILVTHEMKFARNVASHIVFLAHGVIEEQGPPEQIFGDPKSERLKKFISSSH
- a CDS encoding transporter substrate-binding domain-containing protein; this encodes MIAAAVIGMAGICGAAAEPLKVGFAAEPYPPFASPDASGKWEGWEVEFMEAICKQAKLECVITPVAWDGIIPALTSKKIDMIVGSMSITPERLKTIDFSDKYYNTPTGVIGPKSEKFTATPEGLKGKTIGVQVATIHQDYANKYFGKAGATVKEYQTQDEANADLAAGRLDAVQADAIALAAFLSTDQGKQCCDLKGNVKDDPEILGAGVGVGLRKGDTELKDKINAAIKAIRANGTYDSFSKKYFDFDIYGG